The nucleotide sequence GCCGTCCCCCGCTGGAGGTTGCGAGGTGTTTTCGGAGCTTCGACAGTGCGTCATCCGTGACAAGCGGAATCCCCGAATCGAACCGTCGACAAAACGCCATATAGGCACAGCACAGGCGAGAGTCGGCGAGATATCGGAGCGGgacacacgtatacgcgcgagcCACAAAGAGAGCACGGGCACGGGCTGCTCGATACCCACGCGAGACGGCGGCCGCCGGAGTAGGAAggagagcggcggcggcggcggcggcggcggcggctcgcgacacgcggggagagagagagagagagagagagagagagagagagagaaagtttgGCACACGGGAGATGTGCCCGCGAGATAAGCACTCGCGAGCCGCTCTCCTCTTACGAACGTGTACGAGATACGAGAGTGTATGAGAGACTGACGTGAGCGTGTACCTTCGCCCGCGGCTCTGGAGCGCTGATAAGCTCTTTTTCACgtgggcagcagcagcagctgaggAGTATTTTCTCGCGCGCCGAGAAATCGACGCGACTGTCGCTCGCTTGTTTGTGCGCGCGGCCAAATCAGCGGGCATTTTATAACGGATCCTTATGATGAATCGCACCGTCTCTCGCACTGATGCAACGTTTTGAGGGGAGCGCGAAACGCGCTTGCAAACTACAACCGGCGCATTGTTTTCCACGGGACGATATGTCTTATTTTCGCGCTTATAAAAAGCAGAGCGTCGCGGCCGCACAGTCTTTATTTGCATTGCAATAACGGACGCGCGGAACGATAACGACGGGATGCATAATTTATCGATGCATCATCCGCGTCTTTTTCTTGTCCGTATCTCCCTCGCGGGCATGATACGCGATTCCAAATTTAGCCGGGCCGATATGGAGCAAGTGACTCacgtgcgcgctcgcgaccAAAATTTTTTCTCGAACAGCGGCGTCTAAAACTGTACGCGGCCCGCGGTGTGCATCTCGCGCGAGATAACGCCGAGAGAGCAGTTCGTCCCCCGTGCGCAGGAGTCGGGGATTTTTCGAAAGAATGAATCAGCCGCGCCTCGGATTGACCGTTATGTAGAGCTTCGTTAGCGCGCGACCGATTAGGTTTGATAAAAACTTTCCAAGTTTCGTGCGGCggtgatagagagagagagagagagagagagagaggggggggtgGGTGTATTGTAGGTATATCCGTAATCCGTTCCAAGAGAGCGAACGGCCAGAAGCCGGTTCGAAAGGTACACACAGCGCGGAGAGCGGTTCATTAAAAAGTAGCCACGGAGACGCTGCCGGCGGTATCAATCGTCGCAATCGGGCATCACCGAAAACTCGGGGGCCgccgtcgtctctctctctctctctctcttcgcggcGTACCCGATTTAGTCACATCATTACCCCCCACCCCGCGGCCCTCTCTCCTCggctcgtctctctcgctcgctcgagacGTGCCCCTTATCTGCTATCTCGCTCTCCTGGCGTTCCTCGCCGCCGCTACTGCTGGCTGCGTGCCTCGCGCACACACGGCCGCTGCTACGAGCAGTCGATCGGTGGGgatagcggcggcggcgtaaaAGGGGGGAAGGGACCTCCTTATTTGGCAGGCCCCTCTTATCAGGTTTCACGCTGGCGTCTCCCTCTCctgtcgccgccgccgccgccgccgccgcgctgctgccgggctttatctctctctctctctctctctctctctctctactctcttgcgctcgcgctcgcatTGTCTGCTTcttctgctgccgctgcgcgCCGTCTATATGCCTACTCTTTATGTGTGCATCAGAGGCGCGCATTTCACGGCTCCGGATGGCTCTCTTTTCGGAGGCTGCGTGCCGATGATCCATTCGGACTTGCCTGCCCTGAGTGACACTCGTCGCGCGTTTAAAAGGACGAGACGAGCCCGttacgaattttcaaaaagcccggcgcgcgcgcgcgcgcacgagccacgacaacgagagagagagagagagtttcgcAATCACTTCCTACAGCGAAATGCTCGGAGTCATTGTCCCGTCTATCGAATGaagcaacgcgcgcgcgcggcctatACCTATATCAGGCCGCCGCCGTACTGCGGCTCTGTCTGACGTCATTATCGGGACTGCGCGCCACCGATTCCTCATCGGATCTCCGCTCGGATTTGCGCGGCCAGCCCCGCTCGCATGTGTTGACGCAGAAAGGGCTCGGATTCCGCGAAAATCCCCCCTCTCGGTTCGCTCTCTCCATTGAGCAAGTCTCGAATCTGGTTTCAATTTCGTCTCTGCAGCGCTTCTCGGCTCTCGCTATCAATCGCGGCTCGCCTCGagctgcgctgcagcagcgcgcgcgcgcggtataaatataaataaggCTGCTCGCGGATTCTGAAGTCGCGGCGAATATCCTCGCGGGAGCCGTCCTGTGGGCTGCTGCTCCGCTAAATATAGCGCCACCCCATGCGCCGAGATAAGCTAAAGTTAAACGCCGTCGACGGGGACGGCGCGAGCTTTCGATCCCGACAACGAATACTCATGCACTGCGTCGTTTGGACTTTCAGGTAAAAGATGGTGACTCGCTGCCGCCCATCATCTGCCACAGGTGCGTCTACAAGCTCGACGTGCTGCACAACTTCCGGGAGGTCTCCCGCAAGTCGGACGTCATACTCAAACAGTACCTGGACTACGCCAAGCAATTCTCCCACGAGAACCTGGTACGTGTATCGCCATCGCGTTATCGAGAGCTGCTACGTAACAAATTGGCCTATGATCTCAGCCGCGCGGCTCGCTCGAGCGTCCTTTGCATCAAAGTCCGCCGCCGCTGAGGCTGCCGCGATAAGATAGAAGATAAGCCATCGGAGGCTCATTATTCGCGGGCGAAGGGAGTCCTTGCGCCGCAGCTCGAGCGCTCTCTTACGCAATCGGCCGCGCGCTCATTTCAAAGCTCCCGCGGCTGCAATCGCGCACTATCAGCGCGAGGGAGCTTTCGGCGCGCGACGGAAAAAACTGTACCGCGTGAGCTCATCGTTATTTACGTTACTCAGCCTCCGAATTTGCCCGATCTGCGCGCCGCGTGCTCTGCAGTGAACAGCTGTCGCGCCGCAGAAGAAATAACGCGAGTGCCTTATCGGCGCGATCGCAATcgcgtatagagagagagaccgccgcgccgccgcctGCACATGCGGCACATGCTGCACATGCTGCACATTCCCGGTTGCATCATTACTCGGAAGAGAGTTGACTCGGCGAGTATAGCGCGCGCCGCGTACGCGAGTTACCAGCTAATCGACGCGACGCGCCAGGGCCGGATTGCTTTTACCCGCGCGAGTAGCCGAGCGAGGTGTAGGTGCGCGAGCGGCCGTGGCCGATGCGTGCTGCAGCGTACGGATCGGAGACAGGAAGTCGGCTTGGATGGGCGAGCCGCGGCGGCGATTATGCGCGCAGGGCTCGTCTCTCCGCCGCTCTGCGCTCCATCGACGCTTCGGGACGCGCGGGGATGAGCATTCGCGGCCAAAGTATACTAATCCGCTTCTCCGAACCTCGCAGGAAAAGTCACTCAGCACTGCCAAGTCGCCGAGCGAGCTGAGCTCGCTGCAGTCCTTCATCCAGCTGAACAAGACCCTCTTCAACGACGAGGCCAACGGCAGCCCGGTGAGCAGCGTCACGACCCCGCCGCAGCAGGCCCGCAGCCACCAGACGACGCAGCCCCCGCCGGTCCAGTCGCACGTCCAGCGGATCGTCCAGGAGGAGCCGAGCCTCGAGCAGGACGACAGCTGCTCCAACGACTCCGACCCGGACAGGCTCGAGATCGAGGAGAGCGGCGGCGAGGACGCCGAGGAGAACGGCTACGACATGAGCACCAACAAGAGGAGCAAGGTCGAGGGCAGCGCCGGCGACAGCCTCGACGGCCTCATGAAGCAGGAGAACCGggggagcagcagcagcagcagcccgccGGCCGGCAACCCCAACGCCGCCAGCCCCATCAACAGAATGGACACGCCGGAGAGCAACTGCTCCGACACCCAGGTCGACCAGGAGACCACCAAGCTCTGGCAAGCGCTCGCGAGGTTAGTTCATTCGCTCTCCGTCTCGTCGCCATGCGAGTCAAGTGCCTATCTAACAGCCATTGATCGTTTACAGCAACCGCAACCTGGAGATCACGCGGACAAACGGCGACAAGCCGAGCAACAACGGCTTCGCCGGCGAGGCGACGAACCTGCTGCGCTCGCTCATCAACAACCGGCAGCTCTCGGGCGGCATCGGCTCGGTCGAGGCTGCGGCCGCGGCCGCGGCGATGGCGGCCGCGGCGGCCCCTCGGATCCGCTTCTACCGGGATACCCAGGGCGCGCCGACCCTCGTCACCCCGGCCGACTGCCATCCAGCGGCCGCTGCCGTCCTCGGCAACCGTACCAACATCGCTGCCAGGCTCGACACCAAGGTGAGTTGCTCGGCGCGATGGACTCTTGGCCGCGCTTCGCGTTTCTGCAGCGGCACAGCGGCAGCTCCTCGGGAGCACCTGCGTGCGACAATAATAGTCGGGAGCCGACGCGAAATTCTCGGTAACCCTTGCGGGAGGCAGCGAGCGTAATCCCCGAGAGTGCCcgagaggagaggaaaaaaggggTGAATGGTGCACAGCGCGATTGCTGTACACGCTCAGGTGTGTCCGTCCCTCCGGTGCAACAAACGAGCTCCGGCCGGCGGCCGGCTTTTCGGGAAAGCGTACCTGCCGTAAATTACGCCGACACTCGGAGGGATTTCCAGGTCATTGTTCGGCCTCGCCTCTCATCCGCTTTTCTATAACCTTATCTCGGTGCAGTCCGTGATAATTTCGGCCTGTCGCAGGGTCGTCTATTGTCGTTGCAACGGTCCGCGCGGAATAACCGTTGTCCCGAAAGACCTCTCCCGGAGAGCTTATTGTCACGGAGGGGCTGCAGAGCCGCCGATGCTTCTTCGCACCTGCGCGAAAACTTTACGAGGCTGTTTATCGACGGGCCGCTCTCGGTTTTCCGGGGGCGGGGAACGCTCCCTGCGATTGTCTCTTCGTCATGCGCCCGCACATCGGAATTTTCTGCCGAGCATTTTGCACGGCGCAGGCGAACCTCAAATCTCCCAGCGGTTACATTTCGGTTCAGCGTCCGTCCAACAATAAATCCGCAGGAGCGCCTCCGCCCAAAGACAATCCGCCGCCGGGGCCGTGAACGGTGAACGAGAgcgaagacgaagaagaaatTGAGGCATCCGAAGGAGCCTGCGTAGCATAATGTACTAGAGCCGGGTGGAGGGCCGCGCGCATACCTGCGCCCCCCGGCCAAAGAAAGCGGCGGCCGTCCGGCGAAATCAAGGCCAATCGAATTTCCCTGAAGCCTCGTAAAAGCGCCTTTAGGGCCATTATCACGCCGAGGTTTCGCTCCATTGAGCGCGCAGGCCCGGAAAAAGAGAGTCCGCCGGCGCTCGGGCCGCAGGTACCCGGAGTGGGGAAAATCACTTGGCGCGCCCCCGACAAAAGCTCCGTGCGGATAAAGAAGCAGCAGCCCCGGCGGGGCTCGTTCGGGGAAAAGGGAGGCATGCCTCTGCGCACGCGTTTCCAGCGTTTCCAGCGTTTCCAGCGTTTCCAGCGTTTCCAGCGTACAGGTACGGCCGCCGAATGCAAAGGAGCGCGATacaaagagagacagaggaaTCCTTTGAATAGTCcccgagcgagaaagagagaaagagagggggagaggggGAGAGGGACTTATCTCGGAACATCTGTTAACAGGCCCGGCGGCTGCGTCTCTAtacctttttctttctctcgcgcgctattCGTTCGGGGAATCGACGCGCGCTTATCTCCGAGCTCCGATGCTCTTTTTCTCCCGGCGATCCCGAAAAACTTTATCCCTCTCTCGAGCTCGGCGCGATAAAGTTTTTCGCCCGCGCCGCGTTACGCAACCGCAATCGTCCCGAAATTTGCACGAATTTTCGTCCTTCAGTCCAATAATGCTGCGCGCAGGCTaaggagaaggagaagcggccgacaggcaggcaggcaggcagcCAGGCAGCGGCATCCGCTCTCGGGTTTTGTCAGCATcgcagggagagagcgaggcagcagcaacagcagcagcagcagcagcagcagctatcACAAAGGACTTTTTCggctgctctcgctctctccctcctctATATCTATTATCTGCGGCACAACGGTCGACTCGGTTTTACCTGCAAGGGCAGGTGGGACCGGCCTCAATACCCACAGAGAGGGAtccttcgtctgcttctcccGTGCTTCCATCGGCCGAAGCTCTTtcttttgctctctctctccttctctccttCCCCCCTCGCATTATATAGCCTGCTTGCTCGTATCAGCGCGCCGCtggctgccgctgccgcttcCTTCTGCCTCGCTTTGTTATTGGCATTTGGCCGGATCCGTTATGGCCGTGTGCGCCGGCGATGATAGCGATTCTGCGACGCAGTTCGCCGCTCTTCCTGGATTTCGTCATGGCGCTGTCGCGGCCGAGAGCAAATGGAAAGCGGCGCGTGCTGATCGACTTGTCATATCGACGGAGCGAGCGATTGTGGAGGTGCCCTAAGGCATCGCGGAGCTCCTCACCTGACCTGCCCGGTTTTTTAcgctctccccctctctctctctctctctgagccGCTTATCTGCGCGTCCTTATTCGGATGCCTGCGTCTCCGGCTGCGCGTGATTAGCCGACGTGCCTATAGGTGCGCTTCCGAGCACAGCGGCGACGAGGCTCCGGAACTTTATTTTCGGGGGCGTTTATTGCCGCTATCAATAAACGCATAAAACCGCTCCCCGCGTATACCTGTCGCGGCCGTCCGGCGCGGTTTATTTATTGCAGGCCGTTTATTTATTGGAGACCGTAAACTAAACGGCGAGGAGCGCGCAGGCTACCTGTAGGATCGGGGGTGGCGGCCCACGGCCGGGGAGGGCGGAGAGGGCACCTGTTGCTCGCTCGACGCGCCCGACGCGCGCCGCCACCCCCGGCTCCGTGTTTCTCCTCTTCCGTATACTGAATTGCCGAGAGGGAAACAAACGCGCCGGAGAGAAAATCCAGTTACGGCTTTTCCTGAGAAAAAAGTCGGGCGCCCGCTCCCGTATCTGCTCCATCGTCCATTCTTTGATTGATGAATCGGAGAAACTCGAATGGCCGATACCAGCCTCTGGCTGCGCTTCGAGGAATTATTCGGCGGCGGAAATTAGTTTACACTAGAATTAAAGGAACAATCGAGCCTCGGAAGGCTTAAAGAGCCTAGGAAAACTCGGTCTGTTTGTTCTCCGGTAGCCTTACATTCCTCTCtacctcctctctctctctctctctctctctctctcccggagAGATAAGAAAGCAAACTTGTAGCAGTTGGCCTCCGCAAACGAAATTACGCCCGGGCTTGTTTGAGCTTCGGATTCTGCAGACCAGTGGGCAAACACATTTTCGATGACTCGGCGAGCATCTGCCTGTCGGGGCTTTATCTCCGGAGGCCGCAGGCTGCAGCCGTGTTTTCTTTGCGGTTCCCGGAGACCAGAGTTAATGGCCCGCTGacgctcggctgctgctgctctcgtaTACTTACCTTCCTCTTTTCCCTCCTGTTTGCCTGCGCACCCGGGATTTTCCGATAAGAGCCTTTGATGAATTCGACTTTTCTGACTTTTCAGAGCGTCTCCATGGACAGCAACCCGTCGAGCCCGGCGAGCGGAGGAGGCCGGAAGGAAACCAAAGGTCGCAGGAAGCAGAGTTACCCGAGCAAGGCGCCAACCAGTCCCATCGAGTACCAGCACCACGACTCGATGCTCGAGGAGCAGGCGCACGACTTCACGGCCTGGTCGCACAAGATCAAGGGCAAGGTGGGCATCCGGCGATTTTCGTTCTCGTGATTCTCGTTCGCTCGTCCGAGGCGGAGAAAAACTTATCGTAACTTTGCATTTATCGATCCGCAGCTGCAGCAGGATCAGAAGCCGGTTGCGATGGACCAGAGCATCGTGGTCGGTGGCAACGGCGGAAACAGCGGGGCCAAGAAGGTCGACATGTCCTGCACAAACTGCGGCACCATGACCACGACCATTTGGAGGCGAAACATGAAGGGCGAGATGGTCTGCAACGCCTGTGGCCTCTACTACAAGCTGCACGGTGTCAACCGACCGGTCGCCATGAGACGCGACACGATACACACGCGAAGGCGTAGGCCCAAGGGCGAGAAGCCCACTAGGCATCGAAGTACGAATTCAGCCTCCCTTCAGCCTCCTACTCGTTCTCCGTGTAATCTCCGCTCGAAAGCTACAACTAACCGATTCTCTGCACCTCCAGAAAAAGGCGACGCCGCACTAGcagcccagcagcagcaacagcagcagcaacaacccGAAGCCATGGACGCGGAGAGCGCGGACATGCTAGCGGCGCTGCGCCGGCAAATTCAGCCGCACCTGATGATGGCCGCCCTGACGACGCCGCCGCAAGCGGCACGAGGAGGCGGCGTGCCTCCGGGAGTCCACGCTAGTCCGCTCGGCAACTCGCCTCTCAACTTCACCATTCCCCTCAGCACTTTTATGATGCACGTAAGTACCGAACGCGCGATCGATACCAACTTGTTTCTCGCGCCACGAGCGTCTAACGAATTCGCCTTCTCTCATTGCAGCACGTAAAACAAGAGAACAATGCCGACGACATAGACGACGAGGGTGACGAGGAGAACGTTTCGGACGTGCCGCTGAACCTCGTCTCCACCTCCCTTGCCGAGGAGGCACACTGACACGCGCAACTCACCTAGACGAATGGAAAAGCTCTCTAAGGACCGACAACTCGGTTCAAGACCTTACACacgactcctctctctctctctctctctctctctctctctctctctctctccctctctctctctctcgccgcttGGCTGCTGGAAACACGTAAAGATCTCTATTTTTTTACGTTGGTACAGAGAGCGCGAGGCAGAGGAGACGAGAAATGATAATTAAGACAGAAATCTATTGATATTATAAAAGTCACAGTATTAAAAGTTGACAGAACGATGAGCACGAGAGTGGAAGTCGAGCGAAGACCCAGGTGGTTATTACACAATTTGTACATAGATTTAAAACGTATACGAGAGTAAGAGGtcgatgaatatttttatacaaaattttctaTGCGCTCGCGCGTCAGGAAAATTCTTTTTTAGCAAGCAAGGCTCGAGCAGGTTATAGCCGTGTACATAATAACGAAAAAGCGAGGCAGCCGCAGCCAATTgaagtttttttatatatacacacacatacacatatatatatacacttgtAGATAGAAGTCTTTATCGACGATAGGGTGATCCatctgttttttctttttattaatgcAAAGCGTAGTCTGTCTCTCTAAACCGTTATTATAAGCTTTCATTACTTTCGCTGCAAGTCTCAACAATCAGAAACTAGAGCGGTTTTTGGGCATTTTATTGTGAGCACTTTGTATTGAAACGTGTTTTGAATAGCAGATTCGAAACATGTTCGTTACGGAAGTTCAACAAAGTCGCGGCCGCTTCTTCTGTCGACAAGCAGCGAGACTGAACacttaccaataacaaaaataactcGTTGCCAGGAatattacgttttttttttatattattttaacttatgTATCTTCAGAGCCCCTTTGCTGCCTTTCATTGGccttttttatcgtttttatCAATTTCAATGAAAGAAACACGACAAGATTAACTCATTGCTCTCTGACTTAAGTATAATACTTATCGCGAAAATACtgtcaaaagtatttttttagcGCTTGTATTTCGTagttaattctttttttatatttttggcGGTAGCTTTTACGAGTATTATCTTACTTACGATATAAGTCAGCTAGTTTTCTCAATCTCTCTctacttattaatagttatgtTTTTCGCGTAATTTAAGCTTAAAATAGCATGACAATATATGCATTAGAGATTTCGAGGATTAACAGTATAGTCGACTCGTATATATTTAACTCGGTCATCGGGCGATTCGAAACAAATAAACatgaaattaaagaaaatatcGGAGCTTTTAAGACTTGTGTACTTAAGGTTAAAGGGGGAGCTCAATTGTGTGTTGTTCTCATTCCCCGTCGTAATACTCGTTCGTAGGGATGTCGCCATGAAAATTTCCCGAAACTTCTGATAAGCTCAGAAAATCACGAAATTCTCAAAAGGCAGTGAAGCAATTTTAAATTACGCAGTATgattttttttggttttctaaattaaaaactgCAAAAAGTCACGTCGTAATAGGATTGAAATCAAATAAAAGACAGGACTTTCGCttagaaataaattaatcaattaTAGTTTGTAGAGCGAAATTCGATTACGAGTcatactttaaaaataattcgattGATATTATTCATGCGTAACCCTTCGAGAACTCGCAAGTCGCAGAATCTTATTACTACTGCTACTCGCACTAGCTTTGTTTCTCTTGATTCATCAAAAACCCTCGAAAGTCCATAAAATTGCAACTCGAGCACTGTCGAaacggatatatatatatatatataaagtaagaATCCACCATTTAATACTTTCGATGTTAGTCAGAACAGGTGTTCGTAGAAAAGTTAACGAAACGCTTGAGATAGCGCATAATaaacataaacaaataaacaaatgGCCAGTGCATCAATGCATATGATGCGCCTTGTATTACATAAACCTAATGTACTTTGccaaaaatagtttttagtaTTCTGTAACATAGAGCATTACTTAGTTAAGAGTATCAAagttctctcttcttctcgcCTCTTCTTTAACCTGCTCTCGTCTGTAGTGATAAAGTTCTACAACGTTTCTACTCGTTTCGACAGTGCCGAGAGACAAGACAGTGCGAGTAGTATAGAGTCGAGTCGTCGGGAGCCGTGTGTAGTTCGTAGTCGTTATCAAAATGAGCCTTATAAGCGTTTACACTTTACCTACTAGACGCACGCGATCTATTAACTTATAATAGTATGTACATTTTAGCAGCGTATGAATAATCACACTGATGTACGACGAGTATGCCTGCGCTGCAAGTAGTCAATGACCGATGAGGCATTTcacgctctctttctcttatttttaccttactctgtttttttattctacTTTATACTTACATAACGTGTGCGTATATTGTATACTCGAGCCAAGCATCAAAGCATAATTGTGAGGGAAAGGGAACGAGATTAGAAAATCGAAGCAATAACGAtgcatatataattatatactcCGCGCCTTTGCGAACTCtccttatttatttaacttatTGTTTCACGTATTTACACCAATTCTCGACGTCGTTGTCATCTTATACTTAAAATACTCACGTTTCTTCTATCGATTATTATACACGATTATGAGAGTTCAGCAACTTTTGCGCTCGTGATAAACTCGTACACGAAATGAAGGCTATACATTTCATCAAAGGCATTGGACAGTCCTGCGATTCTGTCGACACgcgtaggcatttttcgttaatCGATTAATCAACTAATTAACGAATTTCGATGAAAAATGAGACGAACCTGCATCGTATTCAtttgtacatatatatgtatatatataaatatatatatacacatgcgAAAAGAGACAAATCACGCATGAATAACTCACATTTGAGAACTATTTGGTTCTGGAAGCTCTCTATTACTCTAATGCTGagaatatttttctataacCACTATcgattatatatacatatatacactatacacactatatattattcataatTGACCGAGTATTgctattttgttattgaagtATATGCGATACGATTATTGCGAATCGAGATAATGTATTTTACCGAGGCGATAAAAGTAACATGGCATTAAAGTATGTGAACGACGACCCGTTAGTAGGGCCGTCGAGGAGGACACAAAGAAAGGGGCGCACGAggctttttttctattttattatattgcgCGTGACGAGTAGacgttgctctctctctctctctctctctctctctctctctctctctctcactcacatTCTGTCAGTATTCCGAATTCACGGTTTTAgaggattttttatttttcgttcgTATTAATCAACGAACCTCTCTTCTCCCCCGTTAGTTTTGTAATTTCCGCCCAATGCTACTTAACAAAGACAGCGCTCTACTTAATTATCGTTAGTACTAGCAACTTCGATTCTTTTGGGATTTTGAAAGAGTTTTCGTAATAAGGAGGAAAAGAGGAACGTACGTGTATAAGCTTGGGCACCGTTTCCGTCCCGAGCGTCGAAAAAGCCTTGAGAACGAGAGACAAAgcgaaattattgtatttttgtaGCGGCGAAATTTGTTctgcgataaaaaaaatgagaaacgAAATAACCAgagtattatttttgtaacgaAAAGAAGTGAAACAAGCCAGAGGCAGCTATATTACGCAAAATTTCAAGCGAGTATTATGATAATGAAATTTGTAAAGGGTAGCAACAGAAgcgtattattattgtattaaCTATGACTATTATACATGCGACATCGTATGGGCTCTCTATTTTGTCCGTCTCGTGGGCCCGGCCCAGTAGCAGCTGTTGAGATTATTCAAGGTTGTGCGTATCACTATAAGTATATCGCGGGCGCGAAAACAAGAAGAATTTTCCTCGCACCGCTTACCGCCTTCTCGGGAATAGACAACACAGTGCCTTTTCGCATTCGCGGGAAAATCCTCGCGTGTGACAAAAGATAAACAGTTCTCGTTGTGACAAGCGAATAAAAGGTCAGTCCGCGAAAGCATTACAATTTTATTCGCTCTTCTCTGTGCGCACTTTTCTAACGCACGTGCCGGGAAAGCGGGACGAGATTTTCCTGTTTTCGCGGTGCGCGTAGAAATGGGAAGCGGAGAGGCTCGGTTCtttattctctttctttttaaatGACACGCGCCAGTTTTTACCCAACTCAGCTCTGTAcatcgtattatttttatcacgGACAGACACAAAGACAGAAATACGTTTTTCTGTTCGCAAAGAGCCCCTCGAGAATATTATGACAACATTCACGCAGACACGCAGGTTTACTTAATTCATGATTTTACCTTAATTTATGTATTGCACgtgtttttttaatcatagattattattattatttttaatcactATTCTTACGGTTATTATTACTCTTATTAACGACTAGTTACTTTTAAAGCGGCGTCATAGTGCAGCGCGCATTGTATCAAAAATCCTCGGGTTTTCTGGCCCACGTTTGTTGATTCCGGCGCGACTTAATCTCTCCTTTTCTTTATACGTATATCTGTAAAAAGGtcaatcattttttctaacaAGGGGAGGAAAAAATTTCTCCCAACGGCACACACCACACACActttctcttcttccttttAAGCGCTGTATTTATTCGAGTTATGTACGAGCGCGCGAACACATAAGTACTGTATGTGATTGATGATCCGTTGGCGAATTTTTTGTATGAGCGTATAcgtaacattattattattattttgtgcgGAAACCCGAGAAAAAATCTGTTAAAGCTATTGTCAGTTGCCATGGACGGTTTCGAGAGCGAGTAATCGGCCGTCCAGGCGTTTGAaaattcttcattttttaaataaagaaaatgttaCAAAGAACATCATAGTTTagttgtatttattttattcccACGTCCATTTTTAACCTACAGCTTAATTCTCTTAGAAATTTGTCACATTTGGATCCACgcagatttatttatttatttatatttaatccAGTAAAACATTACGTGTAAAATTAATGGTAATCGCACTGTAATGCCTGCGGAGGTACACGCAG is from Nasonia vitripennis strain AsymCx chromosome 1, Nvit_psr_1.1, whole genome shotgun sequence and encodes:
- the LOC100678172 gene encoding box A-binding factor, coding for MFDVPGKFYELCRLCLSADGVKLSIFEEEGTQRNFADKILTCLSIAVKDGDSLPPIICHRCVYKLDVLHNFREVSRKSDVILKQYLDYAKQFSHENLEKSLSTAKSPSELSSLQSFIQLNKTLFNDEANGSPVSSVTTPPQQARSHQTTQPPPVQSHVQRIVQEEPSLEQDDSCSNDSDPDRLEIEESGGEDAEENGYDMSTNKRSKVEGSAGDSLDGLMKQENRGSSSSSSPPAGNPNAASPINRMDTPESNCSDTQVDQETTKLWQALASNRNLEITRTNGDKPSNNGFAGEATNLLRSLINNRQLSGGIGSVEAAAAAAAMAAAAAPRIRFYRDTQGAPTLVTPADCHPAAAAVLGNRTNIAARLDTKSVSMDSNPSSPASGGGRKETKGRRKQSYPSKAPTSPIEYQHHDSMLEEQAHDFTAWSHKIKGKLQQDQKPVAMDQSIVVGGNGGNSGAKKVDMSCTNCGTMTTTIWRRNMKGEMVCNACGLYYKLHGVNRPVAMRRDTIHTRRRRPKGEKPTRHRKKGDAALAAQQQQQQQQQPEAMDAESADMLAALRRQIQPHLMMAALTTPPQAARGGGVPPGVHASPLGNSPLNFTIPLSTFMMHHVKQENNADDIDDEGDEENVSDVPLNLVSTSLAEEAH